In a genomic window of Rhopalosiphum maidis isolate BTI-1 chromosome 4, ASM367621v3, whole genome shotgun sequence:
- the LOC113557551 gene encoding thyrotropin-releasing hormone-degrading ectoenzyme-like — MSKFLLLTLVYTLTALHNGKGLAALPGDINNENGGTSYRLPDSTEPVSYDLRITPDIENRSFLGQVDIVVKAKQYTTEVILNSKDLILSSVPRFQDLKTNRSIEIKSYAFDERNEWLVVKLEKSIIPPRLYKFTVVFSGILRDDYTGFHKYFYDSGNHSRWIALTQFKPIYARRAFPCYDEPKFKTPYRISIGRQNQHSALSNMPLNFSEIHPQNGWVWDHFKTTKPIPTYLVAFMVSDFDKNYINGDNIAMHTRKEYIEYTTYMMGKAPNLLRGVETFTQIPYMLPKLDLVGVPLLNAYSMENWGLNSYEEFYVTLSKDSQTEDKIQGSMTVLHEILHQWFGNMVTTPWWDNAWLNEGMCNYLNYYITSIIEPEWDMEQSFVENVHQYALSWDEYDDTHPLTFAVSSPDDIENAFDTITIDKSAALFRMLKCVVGEENFRTSVNKYLNDFAYMEAEPEDLWDTFNYVLYDTDNLIEDDITINNYMDLWTKQPGYPLITVKSANNGSVVASQKRFSLSNPRRTTDNVKWFVGLTYTTETEMDFEELTPTVWMKPTEQRTVLTVPENFGWIIVNIQSTGFYRVNYDEKNWKLLLIQLITNPDRIHELNRAQIVDDVYHLCRAALVPYDYYISLLEYLLMEDHVTPWNTAITGLSSTMDSIRRYPTEYLMFKKYAKGLADILYDKLSEDRIQNATTKIGWSRLLTWTCSVGNSRCVKSASRHFDAWMNGHEIPYEMEEAALCAGVKKGNIAALSKIHKLYSTTRSPSQKKIILRALACTDNIKMLLSHLDLMRLDDVDHGSLQSFKTVCDNVVTTPVGVKALSSFLIQKLNAIQSSPIRDNPNKYIVVAYSALAPKVATDDEIAVMDKIRRSVISADLKIVLDEIYQKIESNLLWMERDHKKIIRAIKIREKVGSH; from the exons ATGTCGAAATTCTTATTATTGACTCTCGTGTATACATTAACGGCATTGCATAATGGCAAAGGCTTGGCCGCGCTCCCCGGAGACATCAATAACGAAAACGGCGGTACAAGTTACCGTTTGCCGGATAGCACGGAACCAGTGTCTTACGACTTGCGGATAACGCCCGACATCGAAAATCGCTCTTTTCTCGGTCAAGTCGACATCGTCGTGAAGGCCAAACAGTACACGACGGAGGTAATCCTTAACTCGAAGGATTTGATCTTGTCGTCCGTTCCAAGGTTTCAGGACTTGAAGACGAACCGGAGCATTGAGATAAAGAGTTACGCGTTCGACGAGCGCAACGAATGGCTGGTCGTCAAACtcgaaaaatcaattattccGCCGCGGCTCTACAAGTTTACCGTCGTATTCAGCGGAATCCTGAGAGACGACTATACCggatttcataaatatttctacGACTCCGGCAATCACTCGAG ATGGATAGCTTTAACTCAGTTCAAACCGATTTACGCCAGACGAGCATTTCCATGTTACGACGAACCAAAATTCAAGACTCCATACAGGATATCGATCGGCAGGCAAAACCAACATTCTGCGTTGTCCAATATGCCCCTTAATTTCAGTGAAATCCA tccaCAAAACGGTTGGGTTTGGGATCACTTTAAAACTACAAAACCAATACCCACGTATTTAGTGGCTTTTATGGTATCGGATTTTgacaaaaactatataaacggCGACAATATTGCCATGCACACGCGTAAAGAGTATATCGAATATACAACGTATATGATGGGAAAAGCACCAAACTTACTCAGAGGCGTGGAAACGTTCACTCAAATACCGTATATGTTACCAAAGTTGGATTTGGTCGGCGTTCCTTTACTGAACGCTTACAGCATGGAGAATTGGGGACTGAATTCTTACGA agAATTTTACGTTACCTTATCAAAAGATTCACAAACAGAAGACAAAATACAGGGGTCCATGACCGTTCTACACGAGATCCTACACCAGTGGTTCGGTAACATGGTGACCACTCCTTGGTGGGACAACGCGTGGTTGAACGAGGGCATGTGCAACTACTTGAACTATTACATAACGAGTATA ATCGAGCCCGAATGGGACATGGAACAATCGTTCGTAGAGAACGTTCACCAATACGCATTGTCTTGGGACGAATACGACGATACGCATCCTTTGACGTTCGCAGTGTCGTCTCCCGACGACATCGAAAATGCTTTTGACACCATAACAATCGATAAAAGCGCGGCGCTTTTTAGGATGTTAAAATGCGTGGTGGGCGAAGAGAACTTCAGGACTTCGGTAAACAAATATCTCAATGATTTTGC GTACATGGAAGCGGAACCGGAAGACTTGTGGGATACGTTTAATTACGTGCTGTACGACACCGATAACTTAATCGAAGATGATAttacgataaataattatatggatTTGTGGACGAAACAGCCCGGATATCCGCTGATAACGGTGAAGTCGGCGAATAATGGTTCAGTTGTTGCATCACAg AAACGTTTTTCTCTATCGAATCCGCGCCGGACCACCGACAACGTAAAATGGTTTGTGGGCTTGACGTACACCACCGAGACCGAAATGGACTTCGAAGAGCTCACGCCGACCGTTTGGATGAAACCCACCGAGCAGCGTACGGTATTGACCGTTCCCGAAAATTTCGGATGGATAATCGTCAACATCCAATCGACCG GGTTTTACAGGGTGAATTACGacgaaaaaaattggaaactGCTGTTGATCCAGTTGATAACAAATCCCGACCGGATACACGAGCTAAACAGAGCGCAAATCGTAGACGACGTGTATCACCTGTGCCGAGCCGCGCTGGTGCCGTACGATTATTACATTTCGCTGCTGGAGTACCTGTTGATGGAAGACCACGTGACGCCTTGGAACACGGCCATCACCGGTTTATCGTCGACCATGGACTCCATCCGGCGATATCCCACAGaatatttaatgttcaaa AAATACGCAAAGGGCTTGGCGGACATTTTGTACGACAAATTATCAGAAGACCGGATCCAAAATGCGACGACGAAAATCGGTTGGAGCAGACTGTTGACGTGGACGTGCAGCGTGGGCAACTCGCGTTGCGTGAAATCTGCGTCGAGACACTTTGACGCATGGATGAACGGACACGA GATACCATATGAAATGGAAGAAGCTGCCCTGTGCGCGGGCGTGAAAAAAGGAAATATCGCTGCTTTGTCGAAGATTCACAAGCTCTATAGCACGACGCGATCACCATcacagaaaaaaatcattctgCGAGCATTGGCTTGTACCGACAACATCAAAATGCTGTTGag TCATCTGGATCTGATGCGATTGGATGACGTGGACCATGGAAGCCTGCAATCTTTCAAAACCGTTTGCGACAACGTCGTGACCACACCAGTGGGCGTTAAAGCTCTTTCCAGTTTCCTGATACAGAAACTGAACGCGATTCAATCGTCACCGATTCGCGATAACCCGAACAAGTACATTGTTGTTGCGTACTCAGCATTAGCGCCCAAAGTAGCGACGGACGACGAAATCGCTGtt ATGGACAAGATAAGGCGATCTGTCATATCAGCCGACCTGAAAATCGTGCTAGACGAAATTTATCAGAAAATCGAATCAAATTTGTTGTGGATGGAGCGagatcataaaaaaatcattagagCAATCAAAATCCGAGAAAAAGTCGGGAGCcactaa
- the LOC113558183 gene encoding LOW QUALITY PROTEIN: membrane alanyl aminopeptidase-like (The sequence of the model RefSeq protein was modified relative to this genomic sequence to represent the inferred CDS: inserted 2 bases in 1 codon), whose amino-acid sequence MRQQSIIAFLVLFTHVWCNDDNVDFGRLPCDTVPERYTLSLEPDFDVKNPSFAGRVNISIAVKTTTDEITFNSKDLVLHEIGLTGDNTNSDXDSWKYAVDRQQVRVKANRRILEKRKYTIHIRFSGFLNDDASDIFYSSYNAYLLFKKRVATNNQLLQSTHARSVFPCYDEPRFKTPFNMSIKIKRNEIALSNTPILNTVNIDEPVIDDPTQYKNRTWVHFIQTPLISTSMVAIFVGKLKQLDKSRRNLMINADSLYLDRYIMKNYPDQLNAIKNDRVVVNAIESSTTYYNATTELTESTTDPVTTNSSSASYNATTELTESTTDPVTTNSSSASYNATTELTESTTDPVTTNSSSASYNATTELTESTTDPVTTNSSSASYNATTELTESTTDPVTTNSSSASYNATTELTESTTDPVTTDSSSASYNATTELTESTTDPVTTDSSSASYNGTTELTESTTDPVTTDSSSASYNATTELTGSTTDPVTTDSSSASYNATLGITESATEISEPFELTTNYSTLKNNPSTTEYDITSDISKYTTSQPYYERSYILYNSIFISVIIHFGIIIGSVFLFSKKIKTNVYNNDVNISVHNALLSQLEKRNDTRSQISNACIDNQAFVEDILTIVLFDVIILLVFAFRLIAKRSLLSRDAPVTRIFCPNAVDLFAVRAMLWVTVVFIVVSSLVRGYDGRTVDSGRLPGDTEPWSYALKIEPNLETENASFAGRVDITVAVKTTTTVITLNSKDLVLHEVRVTDEITGRDIRVRSWSYEEDREQVIISMEGHVLANRVYTIRIRFEGILRDDGTGFFKSAYETESDGKKWIAATQFQTTMARSVFPCYDEPHFKTPFNISIKVKEEEIALSNMPVLNIDYVYEGLGNDSSKYQSMKWVHFARTPSMSTCSVAFFAGEFEQFDKNRRSAINVYSHLGRLYQIEYITKEAPDLLRAMENYTGIPYAMPELNLLAMPTLGLGQFDNWGLTAYREKTLFVDFKSNSKTIMSAKMAVGRAMANQWFGNLVTPTRWDFAWMNKGLAAYLQYFVTATVEPEWRLEHFFVVDMQRPAMDYDQIQRQPLTAPAIVPGDVDYSPADKFSEQKSVAVMRMLSDWVGEDVFKKAINAYLTHNQYSAVRPEQLWSAFDNTLIDMTKSGLNGNSVRTVMNTWTEQDGYPVVNVKKKDKSLVLTQKRFLSGFTESDDTTKWFIRLSYTTNKEKNFDTKSAPTIWLDPSVDETTIPINDDVEWYIFNIQSTGLYRVNYTEDNWLSLIKQLNDSPKDVHVLNRAQLIDDSFSLAKAGLLDYTIPMSIAEYLKKEDDVIPWFSAMKSFDYVINRMRRYRNAYVDVKAYFFNLADDALEIINDLVAGQKSPQHPTVIGWSALSTWAYKLEENPCCSRAALEHFRRWRNGEEISADVKDAAFCVGAQQTYSSYHLDRLLNLYNTTKSYSERGSVIKALSCADITTLMTYLTLIMENNCPIAPSDYEDFFNALSSTLNGITAMNYFLGKYSTDLVNNVKDGQNIAKTMFSILASKVSTKSEIENMMEMAFDSNTPDEYRNKLVPVYQNEIEDYEKWYDNGRPETIWMHINPLTKGLPLNPSDRYTTSRSPTKDDDSSASSRLYNYAIIFQILALSVSVKLLVNII is encoded by the exons ATGCGACAGCAATCGATTATTGCCTTTCTCGTATTGTTCACTCACGTCTGGTGTAACGATGACAACGTGGATTTCGGACGGTTGCCGTGCGACACTGTACCGGAAAGGTACACGCTGAGCTTAGAGCCGGACTTTGATGTGAAAAACCCTTCGTTCGCTGGCCGAGTGAATATTTCGATCGCGGTGAAGACCACCACGGACGAGATCACGTTTAATTCCAAAGACTTGGTGTTGCACGAAATCGGGTTAACGGGCGATAACACCAACAGCGA CGACTCTTGGAAGTACGCGGTGGACCGGCAACAAGTAAGAGTCAAAGCGAACAGACGTATTTTGGAAAAACGAAAATACACCATACATATTCGTTTTAGCGGCTTTTTGAACGACGACGCATCCGATATTTTCTACAGCTCTTACAATGCCTATCTGCTTTTCAAAAA GCGAGTGGCTACTAACAACCAATTACTACAGTCCACACACGCAAGAAGTGTTTTTCCTTGTTATGATGAACCACGTTTTAAAACACCATTTAAcatgtcaataaaaattaaaagaaacgaAATCGCTTTGTCAAACACTCCAATTTTGAACACAGTCAACAT AGATGAACCCGTTATAGATGACCCAACTCAATACAAAAACAGAACTTGGGttcattttattcaaacacCGCTAATTTCGACGTCTATGGTTGCAATTTTTGTTGGTAAACTCAAGCAACTCGATAAATCCCGTCgaaacttaatgattaatgcgGACAGCTTATATTTGGATAGatacataatgaaaaattatcctGACCAATTGAACGCGATAAAAAATGACAGGGTTGTCGTTAATGCTATAGAATCATCAACAACATACTATAATGCAACGACTGAACTCACTGAATCCACCACTGATCCTGTTACTACAAACTCGTCATCGGCGTCCTATAATGCAACGACTGAACTCACTGAATCCACCACTGATCCTGTTACTACAAACTCGTCATCGGCGTCCTATAATGCAACGACTGAACTCACTGAATCCACCACTGATCCTGTTACTACAAACTCGTCATCGGCGTCCTATAATGCAACGACTGAACTCACTGAATCCACCACTGATCCTGTTACTACAAACTCGTCATCGGCGTCCTATAATGCAACGACTGAACTCACTGAATCCACCACTGATCCTGTTACTACAAACTCGTCATCGGCGTCCTATAATGCAACGACTGAACTCACTGAATCCACCACTGATCCTGTTACTACAGACTCGTCATCGGCGTCCTATAATGCAACGACTGAACTCACTGAATCCACCACTGATCCTGTAACTACAGACTCGTCATCGGCGTCCTATAATGGAACGACTGAACTCACTGAATCCACCACTGATCCTGTAACTACAGACTCGTCATCGGCGTCCTATAATGCAACGACTGAACTCACTGGATCCACCACTGATCCTGTTACTACAGATTCGTCATCAGCATCCTATAATGCAACATTGGGTATAACTGAATCCGCCACTGAGATATCGGAACCTTTTGAGCTTACTACCAATTATAgtactttgaaaaataatccAAGCACTACAGAATATGACATCACATccgatatttcaaaatatactacTTCCCAACCATATTATGAACgctcatatattttgtataattctattttcataagtgtaataatacatttcggCATTATAATAGgttcagtatttttatttagtaagaaaataaaaacaaatgtttacaataatgaTGTAAATATTTCTGT TCACAACGCGTTATTAAGTCAACTTGAAAAGCGTAATGACACAAGGTCACAGATTTCCAACGCATGTATAGATAACCAAGCATTTGTTGAGGATATCC TCACTATAGTGTTGTTTGATGTCATTATATTACTCGTATTTGCGTTTCGACTCATAGCCAAACGGTCGCTTTTGTCACGCGACGCACCAGTTACACGTATATTTTGTCCGAACGCTGTTGATTTGTTCGCTGTACGCGCGATGTTGTGGGTGACGGTGGTTTTCATCGTAGTTTCCTCGCTCGTCCGGGGCTACGATGGCCGGACCGTGGATTCCGGTCGGTTACCGGGTGACACGGAACCGTGGTCGTACGCGTTGAAAATAGAACCGAACCTCGAAACGGAAAACGCTTCGTTCGCTGGCAGAGTGGATATCACGGTCGCAGTGAAGACCACGACCACCGTGATCACGTTAAACTCTAAGGACTTGGTATTGCACGAGGTCAGGGTGACAGACGAAATCACCGGCAGGGACATCAGAGTGCGCTCGTGGAGCTACGAGGAAGACCGGGAACAAGTGATTATATCGATGGAAGGGCACGTCTTGGCCAATAGAGTATACACGATTCGTATACGATTCGAAGGCATTCTCAGGGACGACGGAACAGGGTTTTTTAAAAGCGCTTATGAAACCGAATCGGATGGAAAAAA gtGGATAGCTGCTACTCAGTTTCAAACCACGATGGCCAGAAGTGTGTTTCCTTGTTACGATGAACCACATTTTAAAACAccttttaatatatcaattaaagtTAAAGAAGAAGAAATAGCTCTATCAAATATGccagttttaaatatagattatgt ATACGAGGGGCTCGGCAATGATTCGTCTAAATATCAAAGTATGAAATGGGTTCACTTTGCACGGACGCCAAGCATGTCCACGTGCTCGGTCGCGTTTTTCGCCGGTGAATTCGAACAATTCGACAAAAACCGCCGGAGCGCAATCAACGTATACTCTCATTTGGGCCGTTTGTATCAGATCGAGTACATTACGAAAGAGGCGCCCGACCTTTTGAGAGCCATGGAAAACTACACGGGCATACCGTACGCTATGCCCGAACTGAACTTATTAGCCATGCCAACACTAGGCTTAGGGCAATTCGACAATTGGGGGTTGACTGCTTACCG AGAGAAAACGCTTTTCGTCGACTTTAAATCGAACTCTAAGACGATAATGTCGGCGAAGATGGCGGTAGGACGTGCTATGGCGAATCAGTGGTTTGGCAATTTGGTGACGCCGACTCGATGGGACTTCGCGTGGATGAATAAAGGGCTTGCCGCTTATTTGCAATACTTTGTCACCGCGACG GTGGAACCGGAATGGCGACTTGAGCACTTTTTCGTCGTCGACATGCAACGGCCTGCCATGGATTACGACCAAATTCAAAGACAGCCTTTGACCGCGCCAGCAATCGTACCAGGAGACGTGGACTATTCCCCGGCCGACAAATTTTCCGAACAGAAGTCCGTGGCGGTCATGAGGATGCTCAGCGACTGGGTGGGGGAAGACGTATTTAAAAAAGCCATTAATGCGTACTTGACGCATAACca atatagtgCAGTAAGACCGGAACAACTGTGGAGCGCGTTCGACAATACGCTAATCGATATGACAAAGTCCGGCTTAAACGGCAACAGCGTTCGCACTGTGATGAATACGTGGACGGAACAAGACGGATATCCCGTGGTGAACGTCAAGAAAAAAGACAAATCACTCGTCTTAACTCAA aaacgaTTTTTATCCGGTTTCACTGAATCGGACGACACAACCAAGTGGTTTATTCGTTTGAGTTACACGacgaataaagaaaaaaatttcgacACCAAGTCCGCACCAACCATTTGGTTGGACCCGTCGGTAGACGAAACGACTATTCCGATCAACGATGACGTCGAATGgtacattttcaatatacaATCCACAG GTTTGTACAGGGTGAACTACACGGAAGACAATTGGCTGTCGTTGATCAAACAGCTAAACGATTCGCCTAAAGACGTACACGTTCTCAACAGAGCCCAGCTGATTGACGATTCGTTCAGTTTGGCGAAAGCGGGTTTGCTGGATTACACGATACCGATGAGCATCGCAGAGTATCTGAAAAAGGAAGATGACGTCATACCGTGGTTCTCAGCCATGAAGAGTTTCGACTACGTTATAAACCGTATGAGACGTTACAGAAATGCGTACGTCGATGTCAAG GCCTATTTCTTTAACCTGGCCGACGATGCGTTGGAAATAATAAACGATCTGGTCGCCGGACAAAAAAGTCCACAGCATCCCACCGTTATCGGCTGGAGTGCGTTATCGACGTGGGCGTACAAGTTGGAAGAAAACCCGTGTTGCAGTCGGGCGGCGTTGGAACATTTTCGGAGATGGCGAAACGGCGAAGA AATATCGGCCGACGTCAAAGACGCTGCGTTCTGTGTCGGAGCTCAACAAACCTACAGCTCATACCATTTGGACAGACTTTTAAACCTGTACAATACCACCAAATCGTATTCGGAAAGAGGATCAGTGATAAAAGCGCTGTCTTGTGCCGACATAACGACACTCATGAC atatttgacGTTAATAATGGAGAACAATTGTCCAATCGCACCGAGTGATTACGAGGATTTCTTTAATGCCCTGTCTTCGACGCTCAACGGAATAACAGctatgaattattttcttgGCAAATATTCTACAGACCTCGTCAACAACGTAAAAGATGGTCAAAATATAGCTAAGACTATGTTCTCTATATTAGCTTCGAAGGTTTCCACGAAGAGTGAAATCGAAAAT ATGATGGAAATGGCGTTCGACAGCAATACGCCCGATGAGTATAGAAACAAACTTGTTCCAGTGTATCAGAATGAAATTGAAGACTACGAAAAATGGTACGACAATGGTAGACCAGAAACGATATGGATGCACATAAACCCTTTGACGAAAGGTTTGCCGCTGAATCCATCGGATCGGTATACGACTTCGCGGAGCCCGACGAAAGATGACGATTCTAGCGCTTCGTCGAGATTGTATAACTATGccattatttttcagattttagCACTGTCTGTTTCAGTTAAATTACTTGTTAACATAATCTAA